GTAGGGGTCCGTGGGCGGGGGCTGGGGGCCTTCGGCGGGGTGAGGAGGGGGCTGGGCTGTGCCGTCCTCGCGCTCGGCGTGGCGCTGGGTCCGATGCTTGGCCCGATCCTTGGGGCGATGATCTTCGCCCACGGCTGGAACAAGGTGGCGGGGCCGGGCGGGCTGGAAGGGGGTACCGGCGGCTGGGAATGCTGGCTGGGGCCTGGGGGCCTGGGGGCCTGGGTGCTGGGTGCTGGGTGCTGGGTCCCGGGTGACCGCCGTGGGCGTGGCGAGAGGGCTGGGTGCCCGGGCGACCGCTGTGGAAGTGGGGCCTGGAGGAGGCCGAGGCTGTCTCGGGTGGGGGCTGTGCTGTGCGGACGGCGTTGGTTTGGGTGGGGCCTCTGGCGGTGCGGTGGGGCCGAGGTGCGGTTGTGAGGCCGGGGAGGGGCGAGGCGGGGCGGGGTGCGGGTGCGGCGGGCTTGAGAGACGGGGTCGGGGTGGGGTGGGGTGCAGGCGTGGTGGGGCCTGGGAGGGGCGAGCCGAGGTGCGGGGGTGCGGGTGCGGCCGGCTTGAGAGACCGGGGTCGGGTGTGGGGTGGGGTGCAGGCGGGGGGCGAGGCGGGGCGCGGGGTGAGGCGGGCCTGGGATGCCGGGTTCGGGGCGGGGTGTGTGCAGGCGTGGTGAGGGCTGCGAGGGGGCGAGGTGGGGGCTGGGAGGCGGGCGTGGTGGGGCTGGGAGGGGATGGGAGCGGAGGGCGCCGAGGGGGTCCGTCAAGGTGTCCGTGGGGTGGCGGTTACCAGGGCATTGCCACGCCGCCGTTCGGGCGGAGGATTTGGCCCGTTGTGAACGCCGACGCGTCCGAGGCCAGGTGGAGTACGGCGTGGGCGATGTCCTCGGGTTCGCCGACCCGGCCCAGGGGCGACATACGGGCCATGAGCGCCTCGGTGTGCGCCTGTGCGCCGGCGTCATGGCGGTCGGTCATGGGCGTGCGGATCCAGCCCGGGGCGACGGCGTTGACACGGATGCCGTGCCGGCCGACCTCCGTCGCCAGCGTCTTCGTCAACTGGACTACGGCCGCCTTGGCGACGCCGTAGCAGAGCAGACCGGGGCCGCCGGTGTCCACGGCGCCCGACGCCATGGTGACGATGCTGCCGCCGGTGTCGCGCGCCAGCATCAGGCGGGCCGCCTCCTGGCAGGCGTACAGCACTCCCTTGAAGTTCACGGCCAGGACCCGGTCGAGGTCCTCGTCCCGGGTCTCCAGGACCGGACTGCTGTGCATGATGCCGGCGACGGCGGCCATGACGTCGAGTCGCTCGCAGGACTCGACGGCCTGCCGGACCTGGACGCGGTCGGTGACGTCGAGATGGTGGGTGCGGGCCGTGCCGCCCCGGTCCTTGATCAGCGTCGCCGTTTCGTGCAGGCCCTGCTCGTCGCGGTCCGCGCCGTGCACGGTGGCGCCCGCCTGGGCGAGCAGCACGGCGCAGGCGCGGCCGATTCCGCTCGCGGCGCCGGTGACGAATGCGGTGCGTCCGGTGAGGTCGTACGCCTTCACGGCCATGAAGGGACGGTACGAGGGTTTCTGACGGTCCGTCAATTGTGATGGGCTTGTTCGGGTGTTGCGGGCGGCTCGTCAACGAGGTTCCGGGGAGCGGTCGTTGAGGGGCGTCACCGGATGGTGCGGGGGCGGATACGGCGCGTAGGCGGGGAGCCCGGTGCCGGGGCGGGGCCGGTCTGGCAGACGGGGCACCAGTAGGTCGGACGCTCGCGGGAGCCGTCGCCCTGGTCGGCGACCCGGACCTGTGTTCCGCAGCGCAGGCAGGGGCGGGGTGCGCGGCCGTAGACGAACAGGTTCTGGCCGCGGCGGCCCGTCGTGTTGCGGACCGGGTGGTCGCGGTTGGCCTCCAGGAGCTTCTGCGCGAGGGCGGGCAGCTTCGCGGCGCGGTCGGCGGGGAGCGCGCCGACGGGGAGCCATGGGGTGACGCCGAGGAGGAAGCAGAGCTCGCTCTTGTACACGTTGCCGATGCCGGCGAGATTGCGCTGGTCGAGGAGGGCCTCGCCGAGGGAACGGGCGGGGTCCGTGAGGAGGTTGGCGAGGGCTCGATCGGGGTTCCAGTCGGGGCCCAGCAGGTCGGGGCCGAGGTGGCCGACGGCTCGTGGCTCGTCGGCGGTGCGCAACAGGTCGAGGACGGGGAGGCGGTAACCGACGGCGGTGCGGTCGTGGGTACCGAGGATCGCCCGGATCTGGTGCGCCGGGCCGCCGGTCCAGCGCTGGTCGTTCGTGAACACCTTCCACGAGCCGTCCATCCGCAGGTGCGAGTGGAGCGTCAGGTCGCCTTCGATGCGGGTGAGGAGATGCTTGCCGCGCGGAGTGACGTCCAGGACGGTGCGGCCGGTGAGGTCGGCGGTGGCGTACTTGGGCACCCGGAGATCCGAACGGGTCAGCACCTTGCCCGCGAGGGCGTCGTTCAGGCGCCTCGCGGCCTGCCAGACCGTGTCACCTTCGGGCATGGGTCAAGGGTGACATGCGAGTCGCTCCGGGCGCGGTGTGGCGCTCATGCACGCAGCCGCAGGCCGCGAGGGGTCGCGATGAAGCCCGCTCCTTCCAGGAGGGCGCCGATGGGGGAGGTGAGAGCCGAGGTGCCGTTGACGCGCTCCACCGTGACCGTGCCGAGAGAGCCCGCGCGCGCGGCCTCCGCGAGGGCCTGCGCGGCGGTGTGCAGGCGCGGGTCGTCGGTGGGGGTGTCCTCGCCGTCCGGGGTGGACGGCCAGGCCAGCAGGGTCTTGCCGCCGCGTTCCATGTAGAGCGTCAGTTCGCCGTCCACGAGCACCACCAGGGAGCCGGCCTTGCGGCCCGGCTTGTGCCCGGCGCCGCTCGGTGGCTCGGGCCAGCCCAGGGCGGCGCCGTATGCGTTCGCAGGGTCGGCGGCGGCGAGGACGACGGCGCGGGAGACGCCGGATGCGGTGCCGTAGCGGTTGCGGTGCTGGGCGCGCAGGGGGTTGTGGTGGTCGGGGAAACCTGAGCCGGCCGGGAAGCCCGAGCTGTTCGGCCTGCCTGTGCCGTCCGGACCGTCTGAGCCGTTCGGGAAGCCGCTGCCCCCGCGTGGGCCACCGGCGCCCGGGGAGGCGAAGTCGCGGGGGGAGGCGTACTCGTCCGGCGAGGCGGGGGCCGCCGGGGCGTCGAAGGGGGAGGGCGGGCGGGCGTCGAGGCCGGGGACGTCCCAGGTGTCGTCTGCCGGGAAGCCGTCGGGGAAGGCGAAGCCGTCCGAGGGGCTCGCCGCCGGGTTCGGGCCGGGCGGCGGCTCGCCGCGGTCGCGGGCGTTGGCCACGGCGCGCAGTCGGTCCACGGCGCCGTCCATGGCGAACTGCGCCGCGCCGAGGCCTTCGACGACATACCCGCGACGGGCCTGACCGCTCTCCTCGAAGACGGACAGGATGCGGTACGTCGCCGAGAAGCCGCCTTCGACGCCCTCGGCCGCGACCGCGCCCCGCGTCACCACGCCGTGCCGGTCGAGGAGCGTACGGGCGAGGGCGTGGGCGCGGACCGTGGGGTCGGACTCGTGGGCCGGCAGCAGGGACCAGCGTCCGGCGACGGTCGGAGGGCCGCTGCGGGAAGCGGGGCGGGCCGCTGCCGTCAACGAGCCGTAGCGGCCGCGCGGGACGCTGCGCTTGGCGCGGTGGGCCGTGGAGCCGGCCGTGCGCCCCGAGCCCAGCAGGGCGCGCAGGGGGGTGAGCGTGTCGTTGGTGAGCCGACCGGACCAGGCCAGGTCCCAGACGGTGTCGGCGAGCTGCGGGTCGGTGGCGTCGGGGTGCGTGGTGGCGCGGACCTGGTCGGCGATCTGGCGGAAGAACAGGCCGTAGCCCCCGGAGAGGGCGTCCAGGACCGACTGGTGCAGTGCCGTCAGTTCCAGAGGGTGGGGCGGCGGCAGGAGCAGGGGCGCCGCGTCCGCCACGTACAGGGAGATCCAGCCGTCCTTGCCGGGGAGGGCGCCCGCTCCGGCCCAGACAACCTCTCCGGAGGCGGTGAGTTCGTCCAGCATCGCCGGGGCGTAGTCCCGCACGCGGGACGGCAGGACGAGCTTCTCCAGGGCCGAGGCGGGCACCGAAGCGCCCTGGAGCTGTTCGACGGCGCGCACCAGTCCGTCGGTCCCGCGCAGGGAGTGGCCCTTGCCGATGTGCTGCCACTGGGGCAGGAACTGGGCCAGCGCGGGCGGCGGTACCGGCTCCAGTTCGTGCCGCAGGGCGGCCAGGGAGCGGCGGCGCAGCCTGCGCAGGACCGTTGCGTCGCACCACTCCTGGCCGATGCCGGCCGGGTGGAACTCGCCCTGGACGACGCGCCCGCCGGCCGAGAGCCGCTGGAGGGCGCCCTCGGTCACCGCCACGCCGAGGCCGAAGCGGGCGGCGGCGTCTGCCGAGGTGAACGGGCCGTGGGTGCGTGCGTAACGCGCGAGGAGGTCGCCGAGCGGGTCCTTGACCGGCTCCGTGAAGGCTTCCGGCACACCTACCGGGAGCGCCGTGCCGAGCGCGTCGCGCAGCCGGCCCGCGTCCTCGATCGCGGCCCAGTGGTCGGCGCCCGCGATACGGACCCGGATGGCACGGCGGGCGGCGGCCAGCTCCTGCGCCCAGTGCGGTTCGGCGCCGCGCTCGGTCAGCTCGGCGTCGGTGAGCGGACCGAGCAGGCGCAGGATGTCCGCGATGCCTTCGGTGTCCTTCACCCGGCGGTCCTCGGTGAGCCACTGGAGTTCCCGCTCCAGTTCCGTGAGGACCTCGGCGTCGAGCAGTTCGCGCAGCTCCGCCTGGCCGAGCAGCTCGGCCAGCAGGCGCGAGTCCAGGGAGAGGGCGGCCGCGCGGCGCTCGGCGAGCGGGGAGTCTCCTTCGTAGAGGAACTGGGCGACGTAGCCGAAGAGGAGGGAGCGGGCGAAGGGGGACGGCTCCGGGGTGGTGACCTCGACCAGGCGGACCTTGCGGGCCTCCAGGTCACCCATCAGTTCCACGAGTCCGGGAACGTCGAAGACGTCCTGGAGGCACTCGCGCACCGCTTCCAGGACGATCGGGAACGAGCCGAACTCGCTCGCCACCTGGAGCAGTTGGGCGGCGCGCTGGCGCTGCTGCCACAGCGGGGTGCGCTTGCCGGGGTTGCGGCGCGGCAACAGCAGCGCGCGGGCGGCGCACTCGCGGAAGCGGGCCGCGAACAGGGCCGAGCCGCCGACCTGATCGGTGACGATCTGATCGACCTCGCCCTTGTCGAAGACGACGTCGG
The sequence above is a segment of the Streptomyces asoensis genome. Coding sequences within it:
- a CDS encoding SDR family NAD(P)-dependent oxidoreductase — protein: MAVKAYDLTGRTAFVTGAASGIGRACAVLLAQAGATVHGADRDEQGLHETATLIKDRGGTARTHHLDVTDRVQVRQAVESCERLDVMAAVAGIMHSSPVLETRDEDLDRVLAVNFKGVLYACQEAARLMLARDTGGSIVTMASGAVDTGGPGLLCYGVAKAAVVQLTKTLATEVGRHGIRVNAVAPGWIRTPMTDRHDAGAQAHTEALMARMSPLGRVGEPEDIAHAVLHLASDASAFTTGQILRPNGGVAMPW
- a CDS encoding Fpg/Nei family DNA glycosylase produces the protein MPEGDTVWQAARRLNDALAGKVLTRSDLRVPKYATADLTGRTVLDVTPRGKHLLTRIEGDLTLHSHLRMDGSWKVFTNDQRWTGGPAHQIRAILGTHDRTAVGYRLPVLDLLRTADEPRAVGHLGPDLLGPDWNPDRALANLLTDPARSLGEALLDQRNLAGIGNVYKSELCFLLGVTPWLPVGALPADRAAKLPALAQKLLEANRDHPVRNTTGRRGQNLFVYGRAPRPCLRCGTQVRVADQGDGSRERPTYWCPVCQTGPAPAPGSPPTRRIRPRTIR
- a CDS encoding ATP-dependent helicase translates to MVSSAHRALDGFSPATRGWFTGAFSAPTAAQAGAWQAIGEGADVLVVAPTGSGKTLAAFLAALDQLASTPPPADPKKRCRVLYVSPLKALAVDVERNLRSPLTGIRQESVRLGLPEPEIKVGIRSGDTPPAERRALSTRPPDILITTPESLFLMLTSATRDALTGIETVILDEVHAVAGTKRGAHLALSLERLDELLPKPARRIGLSATVRPVDEVARYLSPHRKVEIVQPKSGKEFDLSVVVPVEDLGELGGSPVAEGSEGAERPSIWPHVEERIADLVQAHRSTIVFANSRRLAERLCNRLNEIAYERATGEPLDEHHSPAELMGGSGATQGAPPVIARAHHGSVSKEQRALVEEDLKAGRLPAVVATSSLELGIDMGAVDLVVQVESPPSVASGLQRVGRAGHQVGAVSTGVVFPKYRGDLVQAAVVTERMRTGSIESLKVPANPLDVLAQQLVAMTALDTWQVDDLLTTVRRAAPFASLPESAFTAVLDMLAGRYPSDAFAELRPRVVWDRVAGTITGRPGAQRLAVTSGGTIPDRGLFGVFLAGADPKKGGGRVGELDEEMVYESRVGDVFTLGTSSWRIEDITRDRVLVSPAPGVPGRLPFWKGDQLGRPLELGRAVGAFLREVGSLPKDDARLRLLTAGLDAWAADNVLSYLDEQRQACGHVPDDRTIVVERFRDELGDWRVVVHSPFGAQVHAPWALALGAKLSERYGMDAQVMHADDGIVLRLPDADLMSLDLLDQEPSKAGTEYDAEQAPVGAADVVFDKGEVDQIVTDQVGGSALFAARFRECAARALLLPRRNPGKRTPLWQQRQRAAQLLQVASEFGSFPIVLEAVRECLQDVFDVPGLVELMGDLEARKVRLVEVTTPEPSPFARSLLFGYVAQFLYEGDSPLAERRAAALSLDSRLLAELLGQAELRELLDAEVLTELERELQWLTEDRRVKDTEGIADILRLLGPLTDAELTERGAEPHWAQELAAARRAIRVRIAGADHWAAIEDAGRLRDALGTALPVGVPEAFTEPVKDPLGDLLARYARTHGPFTSADAAARFGLGVAVTEGALQRLSAGGRVVQGEFHPAGIGQEWCDATVLRRLRRRSLAALRHELEPVPPPALAQFLPQWQHIGKGHSLRGTDGLVRAVEQLQGASVPASALEKLVLPSRVRDYAPAMLDELTASGEVVWAGAGALPGKDGWISLYVADAAPLLLPPPHPLELTALHQSVLDALSGGYGLFFRQIADQVRATTHPDATDPQLADTVWDLAWSGRLTNDTLTPLRALLGSGRTAGSTAHRAKRSVPRGRYGSLTAAARPASRSGPPTVAGRWSLLPAHESDPTVRAHALARTLLDRHGVVTRGAVAAEGVEGGFSATYRILSVFEESGQARRGYVVEGLGAAQFAMDGAVDRLRAVANARDRGEPPPGPNPAASPSDGFAFPDGFPADDTWDVPGLDARPPSPFDAPAAPASPDEYASPRDFASPGAGGPRGGSGFPNGSDGPDGTGRPNSSGFPAGSGFPDHHNPLRAQHRNRYGTASGVSRAVVLAAADPANAYGAALGWPEPPSGAGHKPGRKAGSLVVLVDGELTLYMERGGKTLLAWPSTPDGEDTPTDDPRLHTAAQALAEAARAGSLGTVTVERVNGTSALTSPIGALLEGAGFIATPRGLRLRA